The genomic window AAAGACGCGGCATATGGCATCGGCGCAAAACGAGAATCGCTTTTGTGGGACGCGATGTGCCGTTTAATAGATTGAAGCATTGTGAAGCGTCCGCAGACGTAAGGCGCTCCGGGAGTGGATGATGGCAAAACTCTATTTCAATTATTCGACGATGAATGCCGGCAAATCGACCATGCTGCTGCAGGCGTCCTACAATTATCAGGAACGCGGCATGCGCACGCTGATCTTCACGGCTGCCTTTGACGATCGGGCGGGCGTCGGCCGCGTTGCCTCGCGCATCGGCCTGTCCTCCGAGGCCCGGACCTTCGATGAAAATACCGACCTGTTCGCAGAGGTATCGGCACTGCACGCGGAAGCACCTGTCGCCTGCGTTTTCATCGACGAAGCCAATTTCCTCTCCGAGCATCATGTCTGGCAGCTTGCCAATATTGCCGACCGGCTGAACATTCCGGTCATGACCTATGGCCTGCGCACGGATTTCCAGGGCAAACTCTTCCCGGCCTCGAAGGAACTGCTCGCCATTGCCGACGAGCTTCGCGAAATCCGCACCATCTGCCATTGCGGCCGCAAGGCGACGATGGTGGCCCGCTTCGACAGTGAAGGAAGGGTCGTGACGGAAGGTGCCCAGATCGAGGTCGGCGGCAACGGAAAATACGTTTCCTTCTGCCGCCGCCACTGGGTGGAAACGTTTAACGGCGGCTGACCCGCTGCGTCCGGTTGCCGCATTTGATTTTTCGCAAAGATGGCTTGTTCGCTCCTGCGCTAAGACGACGGGGACACATTCGCGTGGATGTGCTTTCTCTCAGGAGCAAAACTATGCAGAACAGAACTGCCAAATTCGCCGGCCTCGTCATCGTCGCAGCTCTTTGCGCTTTTCCCGCTTTCTCCGCCGAAATCGAAGTGAAGATGCTCAACAAGGGCAGCGACGGTCAGGCGATGGTCTTTGAACCCGCGACCGTCAAGGCCGCCATCGGCGACGTCATCACCTTCGTGCCGGTCGATAAGGGCCATGATGCGGCAGCCGTGAAGGACATGATCCCCGAGGGCGTTGCCGAGTTCAAGGGCAAGATGAACGAGGCGGTGAAAGTGACGGTCGAGAAGGAAGGCGCTTACGTCGTCAAATGCACCCCGCATCTCGGCATGGGCATGGTGGCGCTCGTCGTTGTCGGCGATGCGACGCCAGCCAATCTGGACGCCGTCAAGAATGGCAAACTGCCGAAAAAGGCACGCGACCGGCTGAATGAGGAGATCGCCAAGCTCGGTCTCTAACCTCATATTGCCTCGGTTCCGTGCCGCCCCTGTTGCTCCGGCATCATCGACATGCCGCAGCGGCCGGCGCGGACCGCAGGTTGAGAAAAGTTTCGCAATCATGTTGTATCCCGGTTGACCGGGACATATCTGGAAGACAGTAAATGACCGCGGTTGATATGGAGCGCCGAAGGGCGCCCGGCCGAGCCGCGGATTTTTCTTCCCGCATCCGGCCCACGGGCAGAGGAGACTATGACGACATGATAGACCGGATCACCGCTTTGATTCAGGCAGGCTTCAGCGCCATCGGCAGGGCCGCCGGTCTTCTCGTCGCATGGCTTTTGTGGCCCTTCATGGCCGCGCATGGCTGGTACAGCCGCCGCAACTGGCTCATCAAGGGCCCGATCGCTCTGATCGTCATCCTGCTGGCCGGTTTCTACGGATATTTCGTCTGGCAAACCCAGGTCTGGACGAATTTCGATCCGGATTATATTTCCCGCTACAAACTGGCCGAACGCACCGTGCCACCCGGACAGGAATTGCCGACCGCAACCCCTGCTGCCGCCGCCGGCGCAACCGGCGTTGCGGCAAACACCTCAGCACCCGTGTGCCAGCGCTCGGCCATCGTGGATGCGGCCGCCGATCTTACCGACTTCAACGTCAACCAGAACGCATGGATTTCCTCCATGCTGCTCTATCGCCTCGGCCTCTTCGGCATGGAGTGGGACAGCACGCCGTTTCTCGATAACAAGGCGTCATTCCAGCGTGGCGTAAACCAGGCCGTTCGCCGTACCTCGGTGGAGCTGGTGGATACGCTCGGCCGCGTGCGCGGCACCTCCGGCATCAACAACAATCTCCAGGAAGCGCGCGGGAACATGCAGTTCAGCGAATATTCCTGGTATTTCGGCCTTGATCCCTTCGGTCCGAAGACACCGACCCCCAGCTATTACCGCGCCGCCATCCGCAGCTTCCAGGCCTTCAACGGCGAACTCACCGCCTGCAAGGCCGTCTTCGATACCCGCGCCGACAACCTGATCCAGTTCATCGACCGTATTTCCGGCGATATCGGCTCCACGTCTGCAATTCTGCGCGAACGCTCGGAAAACTATAATGGCGGCTGGTTCGACACCCGCGCCGATGACCGTTTCTGGTTCGCCTATGGCCAGCTTTATGGTTATTACGGCGTGCTTTCCGCCGCCGGAGCCGACTTCGCGCAGGTCATCCGCGAGCGCAACCTGACCAATCTCTGGAACGACACGCTGTTGCAGACCCGTGCGGCATTGCGCATCCAGCCGGCCATCATTTCCAACGGCGAGGAAAGCGGCTGGATCATGCCTTCGCACCTTGCCACCATGGGATTTTACGTTCTGCGGGTTCGCTCGAACCTCGTCGAGCTTCGCTCGGTTCTCGACCGGTGATAGGAAAGCCGGCCCCGCGCGGCCGGCTTACTCTATCAGCCGCAGTCGTATGGTCTTGGCCACCAGCTGCGTGCGGTTGACACAATCGAGCTTGCGCATGGCATTGTTCATGTAGGTATTGACGGTGTGCTCCGAGATGGAGAGAAGCTCGGCAATCTCCACCGAGGTCTTCCCCTGCGCCGTCCAGCGCACCACATCGAGTTCCCGTTTCGTCAAGGGCGACGGCCCTTTCGAACCGAGGCGGCAGAGGCGGTCATAGGCTTCCAGCGCATGCACCGCGATCATGCAAAGTTCATTCAGCGATGCCTGCGGCAGGGTATCGCGGTCGCCCGCGAAATTCATCAGATGCCGGTTTCCGGACATGCCGTTCACCGGCACCATGAGGCCAGAGGTGATGCCCATGCTGCCCACCGAGTCTACCGCATCCACCAGCGACCCGCAGGCGATATCCGGGTCATCCAGCGACCAATATTGCGGCATCATCGATGAGGCGCCACGCTTTATGACGGGACAGTCCCCGAGCGCCCCATCCTTGGTCATCGCATTCACGACCCAGACCGGCAGGCTGCTTTCAACAACCACGGGCAAAGCATAGGCGTTCGGTCCGCCTGGTAACCTCAAGAGGGTCACATGGGCATAACCAAACGCATGCATCACCTCCTGCAGCGCCTCCAGCCATTGCGATTTGTCGGCGGCGGCCGACAGATCCCGGCACAGTCTGGCTTGGCGCTCCGTCTTTACCATTCACGCACCGCCGCCATGCCGGGCTGGCCGGAGCGAAGAACACCTGAGCGGGTCAAACGGGGGGCGACCTTCATAACGAGCGGACCAACTGGCCTAAAGCACCGGCTTTTCGGATTTGTCCTTCGGCTTGGCCATCAGTTTTTCCAGAAAACCGAGCATGACCGCCGAGACGACAAAAGCCAGATGGATGATGGTGAACCACATCAGCTTGCTGTCCGAATATTGATTGGCGTTGAGGAAGATTTGCAGCAGGTGGATAGACGAGATCGCCACGATCGACGACGCGACCTTGATCTTCAGGCTGCCGGCATCGAGCTTGCCCAGGAACGAAACCTCGGCATCCGCCTCATCGAAGCGGCTGACGAAATTCTCGTAGCCGGAGATCATCACCATGACGATCAGGCTGGCCACCAGCGCCGCATCGATCAGACCGAGCATGGCAAGGATCATGTCGGCTTCATCGTAGATGAAAACATTCTTCGCAACTTTGAGGAATTTTAGCGCGAAGGAGAAGGCATAAACCGCCAATGCCGCGACGAGCCCGAGATAAAAGACGACGAGGAGCCAGCGGCTGGAGAGAATGATCCGCTCGACGAGCAGTTCAAGAGACTTCATTTCCGTATCCGATTAAATGATCTGTTTTGCATGGGGCATGTTTTTCTTTCGCCATGTAAACTGGCCGCGAATATCCTAGCAAGCGCCAATGTCGGGACTTTGACCACACTGCGGCGTTTTAAGCCCCGATCCGCCATTTTGGCCACGGCCTGACAAACGTAGTATTTTTGCAACATACCCTTATACACTAAAACATGATGCAAAAAGTCATATATAATATGTTGACAGTTATCGTCATGTTTTTTAGTCCTCGCGTATCGGCTCGCCCGTAACACATCAGAACATGTCCAGCCGCGCTTGAGCGCGGCGCGTTTTTGCGCGCCGTGGCTTCCTTGCGCGCATATCCGGGGGTATTTAATGTCCATCTCACGCACGCAATCCGCGCTGCTTCTGTGCACCGCCATGTCTCTTCTGCCCCTGACCGGCCATGCGCAGGCGCAGGATGCCGCTTCGCAGGAAAACGGCACGACCGCGCTCGAAAAAATCGTGGTGAAAGGCAAGCGCGTCAAAAACGCCAATGCCGCCGCCGACACGCCGCTGGCAAGCCAGACGACCGCGGAAGATATACGCAAAAAGGAAATCAATAACGCCCGCGATCTGGGCAACACCACCGAGCCCGGTGTCGATTTCATCGAAGCCAAGCCCGGCAAGCCGGGCGGTCTGTTCATTCGCGGTCTGGGCGGCGCGCGCGTCACGACGCTGATCGATAATATCCCCGTTCCTTTCTTCGAGAATTATGCGCGTAGCACGGTAGCTACGACCGGCATGAGCGACGCCAATAACAGCTATGACTTTTCCTCTCTGTCGACTGTCGATGTCGTGCGTGGCGCAGATTCCAGCCGGATCGGACCCGGAGCGCTAGGCGGCGCCTTGGTACTGCGCACGCTGGAGCCGGAAGACCTCATCGAAGAGGGCCGTGATTGGGGTGGCGTTGCAAAGACGACATATGACAGCGAAGACAGAAGTTTCGGCGGGTCTCTGGCTGTCGCCAAGAAAATCGAAAATACGTCCGTTCTGTTTCAGGGCGGCTACAAAAAAGGCCATGAGCGCGACAGTCAGGGAACTGCGGATATTCTCGGCATCAATCGCACGGAATCAAACCCCAGCGATTACGACCAGTACAATCTTTTGTTCAAGGTCCGCCACGATCTGGAAGGTGGCCATCGCATCGGCCTGACTGCCGAACGGTTCAATCTTGATAGCACCACCGATCTGAAAACCGTTCAGGGCCTCATCCCGAACCCGCCCGCACCTGCCTCGAACTTCACACCCGGCAATTACTGGGGCTACGACGATACGCGGCGTGAACGTATATCTCTCGACTACAGCTATGAATCTCCTTCCACGGATGGGCTGATCGATTCCGCAAATCTCGCCCTGTATTGGCAAAGATTGCAAAAGGACGCAGGTTCCTACGGAACGCGCGGCATACCGCCGGCCGCCCTGTCGGCATATTCCCGTGACAATGAGGTAGAAGAAAGCTCTTTCGGCATTGTCGGCGACATGCTTTCAGAATTCAGCGCGGGCGATTTGAACCACGCGATCCGCTTTGGCGGATATTTCCAGTACTCTGAAACGCAGCAGTTCCTTCGCGTCGTACCCGCCACCACGGTCGTATCGCAATCGGATATGCCGGATGTCGATGCCAAGCGCCTGGGTCTTTACCTCGACGATCGCATTGCCTTTGCCGATAGCGGCTTTGCTTTGACACCCGGCGTCCGGCTCGACTGGTACGACTACACCCCGAAGAATTCCGACGCCTTCAGAAACAATACCGGTTTCTCGGTCTTCGGCTTGCCGGACGGACAGGACGGCATACGCTTGTCGCCAAAGCTTCTGGCGACCTATCAGCTTACCCCGGAAGTCGAGCTCTTCGGGCAATGGTCCATGGCGTTCCGCCCACCGACGGTCAACGAACTCTATATAGATTTTCGCAATGGCAGCAGCTACGCGAATATCGGCAACCCCAACCTGAAGCCAGAAACGGCGCAGGGCTTTGAAATCGGCGCGAATTATACGAGCAACGATCTGAACGGGAAGCTCTCGCTATTCCATAATCGCTACTCCAATTTCATCGATGTTTTCCGGACGACCGGCAACATCGCCGCCGGGGAGCCGGCCATGTTGTTCACCTGGCGCAACCGCGACAAGGTCGAAATCTCAGGTGTTGAAGTCAGCGCACGCAAGGACTTCGCAAACGGGATATTCCTGCATGGTTCTCTTGCTTATGCTTATGGCAAGGATTCTGACACCGGTGAATTCATCCGCACGGTTGCGCCGCTGAAATCGGTCCTCGGCGTTGGCTACGAACAGGAGCAATGGGGCCTGGATTTCTCCACCATTCTTTCTTCAGGCATGCGCAAAGACGGCACGGCGACGACGATTACCGGCACATCCTACGAGACCTTCGATGCGCCCGGTTACGGCATCTTCAACCTTACCGGCTGGTGGGAGCCGGAACAGACAAAGGGTCTGCGCATTCAAGCGGGTATCTACAACATCTTCGATAAAACCTACTGGAATGCAGTCGGCGTGCGCGATGTCAGCACAAGCAGCACATCGACCACAAACCAGCCCGTCGCCTTCTATTCCGAACCGGGTCGTACCTTCAAAATCTCCCTGACCCAGAAATTCTAAAACGGGACGGGATCATCATCTCCAGTCGGGGCGGCCTTCGGGTCGCCCCTTTTTGTCAGCGGCAATAGAGATAGCCACCTTTCCGTTCCAGCACGTCGAGATGCAGGTGATCCTGATGGGTGGCGTCGCTGCCGGGCGAGAGAACCGTGCGGAAGAACAGACAGGCGGCGGCGGTGATGGTGCGCTGGAAGGCGCCTTCCCGCGTCCCGTCCTCACCGCGCGGCTTCATCACCAGCGGCTCGCCCTTGTCGAAGGAGATTGTGGAAATATCGACGGCATTGCCCTTGGCATGTTCGGAAATCTTGCCGTTCTCCGCGCTGTTGCGGTTGCGGCAGATATAGGTCGAGGCATTGGCGATGGCCGTCACCTTTTTCTCCGGCATGGCAAGCGCCGCCGCTGGCAGCATCATATCCTTGGTCCAGCGGGAAAGGGCAAGCGCAGTTTCACAGCGCATGGTGCCTGATGGTTCGAGCTTGATGCCGGGCAGAACCACGGAAAGCTCGATGGGCGCTTCAATACCACAGCCCTGCTCCTCATCGCGAACGGGTTCAAGCTCCCTAAACTCCGCGCCGATCTCCTTCAATGCGCCAAGGCAGGCCTGAAGTGCTGCCGGGTCTTCCGGCTTTACCGGCTCTCGTGGCGTCTCGGGTTTTGCCGCCTCGTCAGCCGGTTTCTGCCGTTCCCCGCCGTCCTTGCCCTCACCTTCCTTTTTAGGATCATCAGAACCTTTATCGGCGGGTGGCTTTTCAGTATCCGGTTTCTGCTCTTCCGGCGTCTCTGGTTTCGGGGCTGGTTTCGGCGCTTCCGCCGGACTTTGCAGCTTTTCCTCCCCTGGCTTTTCCGAAGGGGTGGAGGATTGCCCCTCACCCGGCTTGGGTTGTGGCACCGGCACCTGCGCCGGGGGTTCGGAAGCGGAAATCAATGCGAGGCTGGCTACCAGAAGACACAGGCGATGAAGCATTTTACGGGGCACTCCTGACCGTTTCGGCAGAAGTGCAACGCGGCGGCGGCGGGTAAGGTTCATTCCGCTTCTAAATCCCCTTGCCAAGGCGGATCGTGCACGCTAACAATTTTCCTATGAATATCGTGTCTAAGAACATTGCTAACTGGTGGTGGAGCAGCTTTTTGCGGCCTTGACCAGTCATGTCTTCAGACAAAGTCCAAGCCGCCCGAATTTTCAGGCGGCTTTTTTGTTATTATGCCGCCTGTCATCGGGCCTGAACAACAGGAAGTACGAAAGAAATGGTAACGATCATTCAGGATGACGGAGCGGAAACCTACGAGACGAAAGGCGGCATCAAGGTCAGCCGAAAGCGTCGGCCCGCCGATTACGCCAGCGCCATCGATAATTACATCGAAAAGCTCGATTCCCATCGCGGCGCGGTTTTTTCGTCCAACTATGAATATCCGGGCCGTTACACCCGCTGGGATACGGCCATCGTCGATCCGCCGCTCGGCATTTCCTGTTTTGGCCGCAAGATGTGGATCGAAGCCTATAATGGCCGTGGCGAAGTGCTGCTCGATTTCATCACCGAAAAGCTGAAGGCGACGCCTGATCTCACCCTCGGCGCCTCCTCGACCCGCCGCCTTGATCTTACCGTCAACGAACCGGACCGCGTCTTCACCGAAGAAGAACGCTCGAAAATCCCGACGGTCTTCACCGCTCTCAGAGCCATCGTCGATCTCTTTTATTCGAGCGCGGATTCGGCCATCGGCCTGTTCGGCGCCTTCGGTTACGATCTCGCTTTCCAGTTCGACGCCATCAAGCTCTCGCTTGCGCGCCCGGAAGACCAGCGCGACATGGTGCTGTTCCTGCCCGATGAAATCCTCGTCGTGGACCACTATTCCGCCAAGGCCTGGATCGACCGTTACGACTTCGAAAAGGGTAGCGTGACGACGGACGGAAAGACCTCGGACACCACGCCCGAACCGTTCCAGACCACCGATACGATCCCGCCCAAGGGCGACCACCGCCCCGGCGAATATTCCGAACTTGTCGTGAAGGCCAAGGAAAGCTTCCGCCGCGGCGACCTGTTCGAAGTCGTTCCCGGCCAGAAATTCATGGAACGCTGCGAAAGCAATCCCTCGGCAATTTCACGCCGCCTGAAGGCGATCAACCCGTCGCCCTATTCCTTCTTCATCAATCTCGGCCATCAGGAATATCTGGTCGGCGCCTCGCCGGAAATGTTCGTGCGCGTCTCCGGCCGCCGCATCGAGACCTGCCCGATCTCAGGCACCATCAAGCGCGGTGACGATCCGATTGCCGACAGCGAGCAGATCCTGAAACTGCTCAATTCGAAAAAGGACGAATCCGAACTCACCATGTGTTCGGATGTGGACCGCAACGACAAGAGCCGCGTCTGCGAACCCGGCTCCGTGAAGGTCATTGGCCGCCGCCAGATCGAGATGTATTCGCGCCTCATCCACACGGTCGATCACATTGAGGGTCGCCTGCGCGACGACATGGATGCCTTTGACGGTTTCCTCAGCCACGCGTGGGCCGTCACCGTCACCGGCGCGCCGAAGCTGTGGGCCATGCGTTTCATCGAAGGCCATGAAAAGAGCCCGCGCGCCTGGTATGGCGGCGCGATCGGCATGGTCGGCTTTAATGGCGACATGAATACCGGCCTGACGCTGCGCACCATCCGCATCAAGGACGGCATCGCCGAAGTGCGCGCCGGCGCGACCCTGCTCAACGATTCCAATCCGCAGGAAGAAGAAGCAGAAACCGAACTGAAGGCTTCCGCCATGATCGCTGCCATTCGTGATGCCAAGGGCACCAACACCGCCGCCACCAAGCGCGATGCCGCCAAGGTGGGCACCGGCGTGAAAATCCTGCTCGTCGATCACGAGGACAGCTTCGTGCACACGCTGGCGAATTATTTTCGCCAGACGGGCGCCACGGTCTCGACCGTCAGAACGCCTGTCGCGGCAGAGGTGTTTGATCGCTTCCAGCCGGACCTCGTCGTGCTTTCTCCCGGTCCGGGCAACCCGACCGATTTTGATTGCAAGGCGACGATCAAGGCTGCCCGCGCCCGCGATCTGCCGATCTTCGGTGTCTGCCTTGGCCTTCAGGCACTGGCGGAAGCCTATGGTGGCGAGCTGCGCCAGCTTGCGGTGCCGATGCACGGCAAGCCTTCGCGCATCCGCGTGCTGGAACCCGGCCTCGTCTTCTCCGGTCTCGGCAAGGAAGTGACAGTCGGTCGCTACCACTCGATCTTCGCCGATCCCACCACCCTGCCGCGTGATTTTATCATCACCGCGGAAAGCGAGGATGGCACGATCATGGGTATCGAACACGCCAAGGAGCCGGTGGCCGCCGTTCAGTTTCACCCGGAATCGATCATGACGCTTGGCCAGGATGCCGGCATGCGGATGATCGAGAATGTCGTGGTGCATCTGACCCGCAAGGCGAAGACGAAAGCCGCGTGATGGCGCTCGACGACACCGTCTGCATCGAGCCTATCCGGGCGGAGCACGTTGAAAGCTTTCACCGTGCACTCGATACGGTGTCGCGTGAGCGGAAATATCTGAGCTTTCTGGAGGCGCCGCCGCTCGAAGCGGTGCGCGCCTTCGTTCTCGACATGATCGAAAACGACCATCCGCAATTTGTCGCGATTGCGGATGGCGAAGTGATCGGCTGGTGCGATATTCGCCGCGGGAGCAGAGCAACCCGCACCCATTGCGGCACGCTCGGCATGGGCCTCCTGCCGGCCTATCGCGACAAAGGACTGGGCGGACGGCTGATGTGGCGGACGCTCGATGCTGCCCGCGAATTCGGGCTGCATCGTATTGAACTGAGCGTACATGCCGACAACACCAGAGCCATTGCGCTTTATGAAAAGATCGGCTTCGTGCATGAGGGGCGGGCCCGCGATGCCGTTTCGATCGACGGGCGCTATATCGACAGCCTGAACATGGCGATCATCTTTAGCGACTAAACCCTTGGCAGCGAAGCCGAGATGCACAGCGCAAATTTCTTCAGAAGCTGCATGTCGAAATGACCACCCCGCCGCAGCATCCAGGTCAGCGCATCATTCGCCGTCCATGGCTTCTTATAGGGCCTGACCGAGGTGACGGCATCATAGACATCGCAGATTGCCGCAATACGCGCGTAGAGGCTGATCTGGTCGCCCGCACGACCGGTGGGATAACCGCCGCCATCCATCCGCTCATGATGATTGAAGCAGACATCGAGCACCATGTCAGGCATCTCCCCGTCACGCGACAGAATATCCCGGCCGACTGCGGGGTGACGATTGATGACCTCCCGCTCTTCAGCCGAAAGCCCCTCTGTCTTGTTCAGAATGGATGAGGGTATTTCCACTTTGCCAATATCGTGGAGCAATCCGCTGACGCCGAGCAAATTCACCGTTTCCTTGTTCAGCCCGAGATAATTGCCGAAGAGGATCATCAGGCCGCTGACGGAGACCGAATGCACGAAGGTCGTCTCATCCTTCGACTTCAGGCGGGTGACGCCGATAAAGACGGCCGGGTTGGCCTGAATGGCGTCGGAAATCTTTCCCCCCGCCGCCGTCATTCCCTCGAAGGAAACGCAACCGCCGCCTTCGGCAACTGAAAATGTCTCGGCGATCGCATCCGCGGCCGAACGCACCGCCTGCGTGACGGCTGTTACCATCAATGGGGACGAATCCGTCTGCAACACGCCGGCACTCCCCGAGTGTTGGCTGGCGCTGACATCGCTGCCCTTGGCGGTATTGATGACGATACTCTCGGCCCCGCTTTTTTTCAGCTGCTGCACAACCTCCTCGCGCTGCAAAAGAAAACGGTATTTCTGTGTAATCTTATGGTTCGAAAACGTCCCCTCGACCGCTTCGATAAACATGCCCACAGCCAATTGCTGGGTTGAAATTCGTTTCAACATCAGACTCTTTTATTTTCCTTCCCGGGAATGTTACGGTCGAACCGAAATTCGTAAGAACCCGGCCAGACCGCCCTCCCTCGAAGCATAAAGCTTTCGCCCTCCCGGCGTTGCTCCATGATGCGACACTATAAATAAGATAACACGAATATGAAAATTTTTTACTATCGCTATATTTAAAAACCACAAAAACACGAAGGAAGAGGCGGAAAACAGCCTCAGAATGTAAATGAAAGAAAATATCGCATGCAAACAATACCAGGAGTCGAACAAAAGCCCATGAGTTCCCAGTTAGAATCACGCATCGATCAGGGTACTGGCCGGGAACCGGCAGATCTGGTTCTCAAGGGAGGGCGTTTTTTCGACCTTGTCACCGGAGAACTTGTCGCCTCGGACATTGCTATTTGCGGAGATACTGTCGTTGGCACATGTGGAGACTATAAAGGTCTTCGCGAAATAGACATTTCCGGAAAAATCGTCGTTCCGGGTTTCATCGATACGCACCTCCATATCGAATCCTCGCTCGTCACGCCGCATGAATTCGACCGCTGCGTTCTGCCCTATGGCGTCACCACCGCCATCTGTGATCCGCATGAGATTGCCAATGTGCTGGGCACGGAAGGGCTTCAGTTCTTCCTCGACAGCGCCATGGAAACCATCATGGACATCCGCGTGCAGCTGTCCTCCTGCGTGCCCGCCACCCATCTGGAAACGTCGGGCGCCGATCTGCCGATCGAAAAGCTGCTGCCATTCCGAAATCACCCGAAGGTCATCGGGCTTGCCGAATTCATGAATTTCCCCGGTGTCATCCACAAGGACCCGGTGTGCATGGCCAAGCTTGAGGCGTTTCAGGGCCAGCATATCGATGGCCACGCACCGCTTTTGTCGGGAACGGCGCTGAACGGTTATCTCGCCGCCGGCATCCGCACGGAGCACGAATGCACAAGCGCCCCGGAGGCGCTGGAGAAAATCCGCAAGGGCATGCATATTCTGGTGCGCGAAGGCTCTGTCTCGAAGGACCTGCACGCCCTGATGCCTATCATCACCGAGCGCCTTTCGCCCTATCTGGCGCTCTGCACGGATGATCGCAACCCGCTCGATATCGCCGAACAGGGCCATCTCGACTATATGATCCGCACCGCGATCGCCAGCGGCGTGGAACCGCTTGCCATCTATCGCGCCGCCTCGATTTCCGCTGCGAAAGCCTTTGGCCTGCGTGATCGCGGTCTTGTCGCACCCGGCTGGCGCGCCGATCTCGTGGTCATCGACACCCTGCAAAACTGCAAGGCCAGCATGGTGTTTTCCGGCGGCCGCATCGTCGATGACGCGCTGTTTGCCACCCGCAAGCCGGTCGCGCCCGTCGGCCTAGACAGCGTCAAGGCAAGGCCGGTGCTCGCCTCCCATTTCGGCGTGCCGGTCACGGAAGGCGAAAGCCCTGTCATGGGCGTGCTTCCCGGCAAGATCATCACCGAACATCGCCGTTACAAGCTGCCGACGGACGGCAATCAGACGACCGTCGATCTCGGAAACGACATCATCAAGGTTGCCGTCATCGAACGCCATGGCAAGAACGGCAATCATGCCAACGGCTTCGTGCAGGGCTTCGGGCTGAAGAAGGGCGCCATCGCCTCCACCGTGGGCCATGACAGCCACAATATCTGCGTCGTCGGCGTCAACGAAGACGACATGGCGCTCGCCGCCAACCGGCTGGGTGACATCAAGGGCGGTTTCGTGGTGGTTGAAGACGGCAAGGTGACGGGCGAAATCGCGCTCCCCGTCGCCGGACTGATGAGCCTCGA from Agrobacterium tumefaciens includes these protein-coding regions:
- the ade gene encoding adenine deaminase; the encoded protein is MSSQLESRIDQGTGREPADLVLKGGRFFDLVTGELVASDIAICGDTVVGTCGDYKGLREIDISGKIVVPGFIDTHLHIESSLVTPHEFDRCVLPYGVTTAICDPHEIANVLGTEGLQFFLDSAMETIMDIRVQLSSCVPATHLETSGADLPIEKLLPFRNHPKVIGLAEFMNFPGVIHKDPVCMAKLEAFQGQHIDGHAPLLSGTALNGYLAAGIRTEHECTSAPEALEKIRKGMHILVREGSVSKDLHALMPIITERLSPYLALCTDDRNPLDIAEQGHLDYMIRTAIASGVEPLAIYRAASISAAKAFGLRDRGLVAPGWRADLVVIDTLQNCKASMVFSGGRIVDDALFATRKPVAPVGLDSVKARPVLASHFGVPVTEGESPVMGVLPGKIITEHRRYKLPTDGNQTTVDLGNDIIKVAVIERHGKNGNHANGFVQGFGLKKGAIASTVGHDSHNICVVGVNEDDMALAANRLGDIKGGFVVVEDGKVTGEIALPVAGLMSLEPYETVRDTLHTLRKAAYALGTTLEEPFLQVAFLPLPVIPHLKISDMGMVDVDRFALI
- a CDS encoding anthranilate synthase; the encoded protein is MVTIIQDDGAETYETKGGIKVSRKRRPADYASAIDNYIEKLDSHRGAVFSSNYEYPGRYTRWDTAIVDPPLGISCFGRKMWIEAYNGRGEVLLDFITEKLKATPDLTLGASSTRRLDLTVNEPDRVFTEEERSKIPTVFTALRAIVDLFYSSADSAIGLFGAFGYDLAFQFDAIKLSLARPEDQRDMVLFLPDEILVVDHYSAKAWIDRYDFEKGSVTTDGKTSDTTPEPFQTTDTIPPKGDHRPGEYSELVVKAKESFRRGDLFEVVPGQKFMERCESNPSAISRRLKAINPSPYSFFINLGHQEYLVGASPEMFVRVSGRRIETCPISGTIKRGDDPIADSEQILKLLNSKKDESELTMCSDVDRNDKSRVCEPGSVKVIGRRQIEMYSRLIHTVDHIEGRLRDDMDAFDGFLSHAWAVTVTGAPKLWAMRFIEGHEKSPRAWYGGAIGMVGFNGDMNTGLTLRTIRIKDGIAEVRAGATLLNDSNPQEEEAETELKASAMIAAIRDAKGTNTAATKRDAAKVGTGVKILLVDHEDSFVHTLANYFRQTGATVSTVRTPVAAEVFDRFQPDLVVLSPGPGNPTDFDCKATIKAARARDLPIFGVCLGLQALAEAYGGELRQLAVPMHGKPSRIRVLEPGLVFSGLGKEVTVGRYHSIFADPTTLPRDFIITAESEDGTIMGIEHAKEPVAAVQFHPESIMTLGQDAGMRMIENVVVHLTRKAKTKAA
- a CDS encoding GNAT family N-acetyltransferase, which gives rise to MALDDTVCIEPIRAEHVESFHRALDTVSRERKYLSFLEAPPLEAVRAFVLDMIENDHPQFVAIADGEVIGWCDIRRGSRATRTHCGTLGMGLLPAYRDKGLGGRLMWRTLDAAREFGLHRIELSVHADNTRAIALYEKIGFVHEGRARDAVSIDGRYIDSLNMAIIFSD
- a CDS encoding HD-GYP domain-containing protein; the encoded protein is MLKRISTQQLAVGMFIEAVEGTFSNHKITQKYRFLLQREEVVQQLKKSGAESIVINTAKGSDVSASQHSGSAGVLQTDSSPLMVTAVTQAVRSAADAIAETFSVAEGGGCVSFEGMTAAGGKISDAIQANPAVFIGVTRLKSKDETTFVHSVSVSGLMILFGNYLGLNKETVNLLGVSGLLHDIGKVEIPSSILNKTEGLSAEEREVINRHPAVGRDILSRDGEMPDMVLDVCFNHHERMDGGGYPTGRAGDQISLYARIAAICDVYDAVTSVRPYKKPWTANDALTWMLRRGGHFDMQLLKKFALCISASLPRV